A window from Malania oleifera isolate guangnan ecotype guangnan chromosome 7, ASM2987363v1, whole genome shotgun sequence encodes these proteins:
- the LOC131160613 gene encoding glycine cleavage system H protein 2, mitochondrial, translated as MASRLWASRAASHLRISVLHRGFSSVVKDLKYADSHEWVKVEGTSATVGITDHAQDHLGDVVYVELPEVGAAVSQGNSFGAVESVKATSDINSPVSGKVVEVNEELSNSPGLVNASPYENGWIIKVEMSDSNEVKSLMGSDQYSKFCEEEDEKH; from the exons ATGGCGTCTAGGTTGTGGGCTTCCAGGGCTGCTTCACATCTCAGGATCTCTGTGCTCCACAGAGGGTTCTCTTCTG TTGTGAAAGATCTAAAGTATGCAGACTCTCATGAGTGGGTGAAAGTTGAAGGCACTTCTGCTACTGTAGGCATAACTGATCATGCTCAAGATCATTTAGGTGATGTTGTGTATGTTGAATTGCCGGAAGTTGGGGCTGCTGTAAGCCAAGGCAACAGTTTTGGTGCAGTTGAAAGTGTCAAGGCTACTAGTGATATCAACTCTCCTGTTTCTGGAAAAGTTGTTGAAGTCAACGAAGAACTCAGCAACTCCCCGGGTTTG GTTAATGCAAGCCCCTATGAAAATGGATGGATTATAAAGGTGGAGATGAGCGACTCCAATGAAGTGAAATCATTGATGGGGTCGGATCAGTACTCCAAGTTCTGCGAGGAAGAAGATGAAAAACATTGA